The sequence AGCCCGGTTTTTTCTTATCCTCGTGCTAAATGTTTTTTTATTTTTTGTACGTCACGGAGGGTAAGGCCGAATTCAGAAGCGAGTTCAAACGATGTGAGATCATTTTCTTTTTGAATAAATGAATGAAAATCGACGTGCATAAGTGGGGATTGTGAATGAATAAATTCCCCTTTTTCACTATGGCGCATGATCAATCTCCTTTCGCATCAAATGTCTTTCGTATTATTCCCAATTTTTCTACCTTTTCATTCAAAGAAGGATTTTTTTTGTTTGTGAAGAAATAAAATAGCGACTACTGACAACGTAGGGGGATTTGCAACATGAAAAAATCGCTTATGGCGTCATTGTTCGTTTTTTGTTGTTTGCTGCTCATCGTGCAAACTGCGACAGCAGCAATGAACGTGCGCATCGTTGTTGACCGATTAAACGTACGAACAGGTCCGGGATTGACATTTCCGATGCAAGGAAAAGTAGCGAAAGGAAAGCAATATGCTGTCGTTCAAAAGCGAGGGGAATGGTTGCAAATTCGGCTCGCTTCGAATCGGACAGGTTGGGTGTACGGTAAATATGTGCAAATGCAAAACGAACAGATGGAAAAGAAAAAACAAATACAACAACTTGTTGTATGCCAAGCAGACGGATTACGACTTCGTAAAGGACCAGGAACGACGTATGCGATCATCGGGTATGTCAATCGTAACGAAAAAGGAACGACAACGATGATACAAGGGGATTGGATGTATGTGCGTTGGGATGGAAAAGAAGGTTGGGTGCATCGCTCATACATAGCAAATGTTGAAAAAAACACAGAACAAAACACAGAACAAAACACAGAACAAAACACAGAACAAAATACAGAACAAAATGCAGAACAAAATACAGAACAAAATGCAGAACAAAATACGTACGTCCAAATGTTATATGACAATACAAATATTCGTTCTGCTGCTTCAACACAGTCCTCTATCATTACTAAAGCAAAACGTGGTGATCAGTTTGCAGTCATTCGAAAAGAAGGACGATGGTACGTCATACAAGTAGATGCACAAACGATCGGTTATGTCGCAGAATGGATCGTTCAAGTAACAAAGAGACCTGCGCCTTCTCAAAAAACGATTGTAGGGAAAACGATTGTTATTGATGCAGGACATGGTGGAAAAGATCACGGAACAACAGGTGTCAACGGGACGATGGAAAAAATGTTAACGTTACAAACGGTATTGTTGTTAGGTGAAAAACTAAAGCAAATGGGTGCGAACGTCATTTTCACACGCGAAGATGATCGCTTTTTATCGCTTAGTGAGCGTGTCTACATAGCGGGGAAACATCAAGCAGATGCGTTTATTAGCATTCATTACGATAGCGCATTAAACCGCACGGCAAGTGGTTTAACGATATATTACTATAAATCAATTGATCGTTCGCTCGCTAATGCGATGTTTGATCCGCTGAGCCGTCTAACAGGCATTCAGCAACGCGGGATTCGAAGTGGTAATTACCATGTGTTGCGTGAAAATAGTCGCCCTTCTGTATTGCTTGAACTTGGCTATTTAAGCAATCCGAATGAAGAGTTGTTTGTTATGTCACAAGACTATCAACAAGCAGCGACAGAGGCGATTTGTAATGGATTGCTTCAGTATTTCGGAAAATAGGGTCATCTTGACAAATGGTTTGTTCGTACGTAATATAAAAAGAAAATTCAACATCTCGCCGATGATGGAGAAAAGTAGTTAAGAGTACACATGGCCAGAGAGGAAATGCCATAGGCTGGAAGCATTTCTCCATGATGACTTAACGAACGAACACTCCGTAGGTTTCTCTTTGAACGCGTCAGTTAGTAGGAGAGAACGCTTTCCGGGCGTTATCGGATGAAAGTGGAAGCATGCGCTTCAACTAGGGTGGCACCACGGGAACTCGTCTCTCGTCCCTAATTTATTAGGGGTGGGAGATTTTTATTTGCATAAAAACTGAAGGAGGGAAATATATGTCGTTTCAAATTCCGCGCGGAACGCAAGACATTTTGCCCGAACAAGCAGCAAAATGGCAATATATTGAACACATTGCGCGCGAACTTTGCCGTCGTTACAATTATCAAGAAATTCGCACCCCCATTTTTGAACATACGGAGCTGTTTTTACGCGGTGTCGGTGATACAACGGATATTGTTCAAAAAGAAATGTACACATTTGAAGATCGTGGCGGTCGAAGTTTAACGCTTCGTCCAGAAGGAACAGCAGCAGTTGTTCGCTCATTTGTTGAAAATAAAATGTATGGCTACCCGAATCAGCCAGTGAAATTGTATTACATGGGGCCGATGTTCCGTTACGAACGTCCGCAAGCAGGTCGTTTTCGTCAGTTCGTCCAATTTGGTGTCGAAGCACTTGGAAGTAACGATCCTGCGATTGATGCTGAAGTCATCGCTTTAGCGATGGACATCTACCATACGCTCGGATTAAAAAAGCTGAAACTTGTCATCAATAGTTTAGGTGATGTTGAAAGTAGAAAAGCGCATCGCCAAGCGCTCATCGATCATTTCCAACCTCGCATTCATGAGTTTTGTGATGATTGCCAAGCGCGGTTACATAAAAATCCAATGCGCATTTTAGACTGTAAAAAAGATCGTGACCACGAACTGATGCGTACTGCTCCATCGATTCTTGATTACTTAAATGAACAGTCGCGCACATATTTTGAAAAAGTACAAATGTATTTACAGAAGCTTGGC comes from Anoxybacillus flavithermus and encodes:
- a CDS encoding N-acetylmuramoyl-L-alanine amidase, with product MKKSLMASLFVFCCLLLIVQTATAAMNVRIVVDRLNVRTGPGLTFPMQGKVAKGKQYAVVQKRGEWLQIRLASNRTGWVYGKYVQMQNEQMEKKKQIQQLVVCQADGLRLRKGPGTTYAIIGYVNRNEKGTTTMIQGDWMYVRWDGKEGWVHRSYIANVEKNTEQNTEQNTEQNTEQNTEQNAEQNTEQNAEQNTYVQMLYDNTNIRSAASTQSSIITKAKRGDQFAVIRKEGRWYVIQVDAQTIGYVAEWIVQVTKRPAPSQKTIVGKTIVIDAGHGGKDHGTTGVNGTMEKMLTLQTVLLLGEKLKQMGANVIFTREDDRFLSLSERVYIAGKHQADAFISIHYDSALNRTASGLTIYYYKSIDRSLANAMFDPLSRLTGIQQRGIRSGNYHVLRENSRPSVLLELGYLSNPNEELFVMSQDYQQAATEAICNGLLQYFGK
- the hisS gene encoding histidine--tRNA ligase yields the protein MSFQIPRGTQDILPEQAAKWQYIEHIARELCRRYNYQEIRTPIFEHTELFLRGVGDTTDIVQKEMYTFEDRGGRSLTLRPEGTAAVVRSFVENKMYGYPNQPVKLYYMGPMFRYERPQAGRFRQFVQFGVEALGSNDPAIDAEVIALAMDIYHTLGLKKLKLVINSLGDVESRKAHRQALIDHFQPRIHEFCDDCQARLHKNPMRILDCKKDRDHELMRTAPSILDYLNEQSRTYFEKVQMYLQKLGIAFEVDSRLVRGLDYYNHTAFEIMSEAEGFGAITTLCGGGRYNGLVQEIGGPETPGIGFALSIERLLAALEAEGISLPISEGIDCYVVALGEQAKEEAVALVAALRKEGISAEKDYQDRKVKAQLKAADRLHATYVAILGEDELRKGVINVKHMATGEQQEVPLDTFISHMKHVLK